AAACCATACTCTTCATTATTACCATCAGTAATATCCACTGAATCTGCACGCCACTTTTTACCCAAATCCAAAAGCTGAGACACGATACTATCTCGGTTTTCTGTCAAAATGTAGAGGGTATCCCCAGGATAAGCTACAAAGTGGATTATACTCGATTCTGGCATCGGGCGATAATTTGCCATTGCCAATAAAGTATCTACCAAACCACCAAAACTTAAACCATTTTCATCTGGTGCAAAAATTGGTTTCGTAAACAGAAAACTTGCCCATAGATGAGAATGTTGGCTAAGATCCCTAACAACCTCCTCCCCATTAAACTCATTAAAGCGACGTTGCCACACCAAAGCTGCAAAAAGTTCCTGGGGACTGTATTGTTGAGCTAGGGTTTGAATATTAGCTAAGTTCAACATAGAGAATTAATAACAGTTTGATTAAGTAGGTTGGCGTTAAAAATTGTCGTTATGACAAGGGAATTATCACGAAAGGTAAAAGCAAAGATCCCCGACTTCTTAAAGAAGTCCGGGATCTGAATAAAAGTTAGTCAGAAATGCCAGCATCTCGAAGGCGTTTTTCTAACTCTTCCAAACGTTTTAAGGCAGTTTCTTTAGCAAGTCGTTCTTGTTGCACTAACTCAGAACCCCAAAGTAGCAAATTACCATCTTGATCCCACCAGCGTAACCAATAACCTTGACGGTTTTCGCGTTTTCCTTGCCAAACACCAATAAATAATTCCATTTCAGTTAACCAGTAACGGTTATTTTCATCTGAGGAACGCAATTTATAGTGTCCATGTTCATGCAAGTGATATATTTCTAATTCACCAATATCTGGTTGAAAAATGATGTAGTTAGGAACTTGTAAAACTTGTTCATAATAAAACCATTTTCCAGGAGGATAGGTGTGTTTATTAGAATATTCACTACCATCTGGATCAGAAAGAAATTCCATTACCACCGCAGGAATTTGTCCCTGTTTGTGGGGGGTGTAACTGCGTTGGATTTGTTCTCTAGGCACTGTAATTTGCGGCACGTAAGCCCAGTCAGGGGCTTTGATGACAAATTTGCCATTAACTGTGGCGCAGATGCCGTAATTGGTGGTAGCAAGGGCAGTTTCTGGAAGTTTGCCAGCAAGTTCTAGGCTTTCCGTGAGTGCTGCTGCCAGACTGGGTTGATTGACATTATCCACAGGTTCATCGTCTAAAACGAAGTCTTCGGGTAAGAGTTCCCAAGTGATTTTGGTGGTCGAAGCACTTACAACCATAGGAAACATAAATAATAGATTAAATTTTAGTATAGCTTGTGATGGATATGACTGGGAATTTTAGATTTTAGATTTTAGATTAAAACAATTAGGCAATTCCAAATCCAAAATCAAGTGACAATTAACGAAGTTTAGATATTTGCATTTCTAAAGTAAGGATTCAGGCTACAGAAAACTTGATATAGCAGAGAAGATAAAAGAAAAATATTCTTTATTCTAAACTCCTGAATGGGCGCAGGCCCTGCGCCCCTACATCCTGACTTTCTAAGAGGTTGTTTGAAAACTTTTTCGTGTGGTATCTGACACCCGCAGATCCCCCTAAATCCCCCTTGAAAAGGGGGACTTTGAGGAATTTAGCCCCCTTTTGTAAGGGGGGTTGGGGGGATCTCGATTAATTCTGATACTTTTCAAACATCCTCTAAACAACTTGAAAACTAAAGTTCAAACTCGCCCAATTATTAACAGCCAAAATATAGGCATCATTGGTAGTAATATTAATATCAGTTTTCACTTTACTAGCATTATGTAAATCTTGTAATATAGCTTGGGCAACTTCCAAAGGATTGACTACAGGACTAATAGCCTGTTGATCTGTGGTAGAATATTTGGTAGTAGCCAATGCCGCGAGAGTTTCCTGAAACGGTGCGGTACTCAGAATAATTTGGTGTTCACAAAAAGTATAACGTGTGGGTAATAACCAACCAGAGACAGATTGATTATCTGGTATTTTCATAGTTTGACCTGGAGGAATGAGAATTTCTATTAGTTGGGGTTTAGTGGGAGGAATTTCTGTTTCTGGAAAAACTTCCCAAGGATAAAAAGCAAAGGCATTTTGATTATTATTTAAACCCACTAAAATTAAGTATATAGGGCGATCGCTCAAATTTTCAACCTTATATTGCAAGCGACTACCCAGAGGAATTGTCGGCATAGCAGTTCCCTCATAGTCAGGTGGTTGCAAAATCTTATCCTGACTAGCAGTTCCCAAAGTGTCCCGCACCATAAACACGCGGGGGACAACACTATTAACAACCTCTAAAGTCGCCCTCACAGGTAAACGGGAAGAACCTTGATTTTCTGTCAACTGCCACAACTTTGATGCCAACAAAGTCGAAAATTGCGGTGTTAATCGCTGTACTGCCACCTTCACCGCTTCCCCAACTTCCCCGATAGTATTAATAATTGGTTCACCACCCAGGTAAAAAAGACCATAACGGCTAGGAACTTGGGCAACTTTACCAAATACATAATCAGCGGTTTCTTGTGTGGTAATAATATTAGCAATTCGGCTAATTCCTGAAAAAACGCTAGTAGCATCTACCACTTCAATTCTTTCCAAATGCTCATCTAACGCCACATTCACAAAAATATTACGGGGTAATATGCGTATACTTTCTTGGACTATTTGCCCAACTTGGGGGAGATTGGTAATCTCCCTATTTGTTAATTGAGCTTTAGCTACTAACCCACTTCGTGATTTAATAGTTAACTCTGCCCCTGTCTGCAAAATTAACCGAGAATTTACGCCATAATTAGTGAGAACGTGGAGAGGTAATCCCCCCAACCATAATTTGAATATTTTGCCATCTTCTTCTACGGATTGAATCACACCAATACTTCTCAAGTTATCAATCGGAAAATAATCAATAATTAAAGC
The DNA window shown above is from Anabaena sp. WA102 and carries:
- a CDS encoding Uma2 family endonuclease; amino-acid sequence: MVVSASTTKITWELLPEDFVLDDEPVDNVNQPSLAAALTESLELAGKLPETALATTNYGICATVNGKFVIKAPDWAYVPQITVPREQIQRSYTPHKQGQIPAVVMEFLSDPDGSEYSNKHTYPPGKWFYYEQVLQVPNYIIFQPDIGELEIYHLHEHGHYKLRSSDENNRYWLTEMELFIGVWQGKRENRQGYWLRWWDQDGNLLLWGSELVQQERLAKETALKRLEELEKRLRDAGISD
- a CDS encoding caspase family protein, which codes for MKRRRFLQQISGLLAALGLAETEWLSLGNPYYQALAQSHQRKLALLIGINQYPQSPALGGCITDVELQTELLINRCGFAAADILTLTDEQASKDFIKAAFLDHLGKQAKSGDVVIFHFSGYGTCVNLGTGILANAIVPVDENNLLGTKSRNYLLIETLLLLLRSLPTNQVTAILDTSYNHAPKLKPNGLRVRTRPESSAAILQIQELEFLSQLKNRQLANYHPLIINATAAPNQQAGEFIFSNGTVGLLTYALTQYLWETTPAKTISVFLSGVATSMYQLGGKQQPSLLNESKKFQNALIIDYFPIDNLRSIGVIQSVEEDGKIFKLWLGGLPLHVLTNYGVNSRLILQTGAELTIKSRSGLVAKAQLTNREITNLPQVGQIVQESIRILPRNIFVNVALDEHLERIEVVDATSVFSGISRIANIITTQETADYVFGKVAQVPSRYGLFYLGGEPIINTIGEVGEAVKVAVQRLTPQFSTLLASKLWQLTENQGSSRLPVRATLEVVNSVVPRVFMVRDTLGTASQDKILQPPDYEGTAMPTIPLGSRLQYKVENLSDRPIYLILVGLNNNQNAFAFYPWEVFPETEIPPTKPQLIEILIPPGQTMKIPDNQSVSGWLLPTRYTFCEHQIILSTAPFQETLAALATTKYSTTDQQAISPVVNPLEVAQAILQDLHNASKVKTDINITTNDAYILAVNNWASLNFSFQVV